AAAAGTTTAGATTTAAAGAGTGCTGGCCTACCCTAGTGCTTTAAGAGCTGATTCTATATGCTTTCTAGCCTCTTCGACTTTACTCTTTAAACTAGAGTACTCATCCTCTACTGCTTTCAGCCTGGCTTTCAGCTCCTCATGCTCTCTTTCAAGCTGGGATAACCTGGCTTTAAGAGGCTCCAGGCTTACAACCTCTACATCAATACACCCATTCTTTGAGAATAATTCCTCTAGGAGGCTGTGGATAGTCCTGGAGACTACATCCTCACCTCTAGCAACATACTTTCTAGCTAGCTTCTCGGGTATACCGAGCTCCTCGCTTATCAAGCCATAAGAA
Above is a window of Desulfurococcus sp. DNA encoding:
- a CDS encoding transcriptional regulator, which translates into the protein MSQVIRLCAPMVPGSKSEVRLLGIALYTAALLKSEIQQLVASSEDKIAVIRELYNTALALAMYRANYSYGLISEELGIPEKLARKYVARGEDVVSRTIHSLLEELFSKNGCIDVEVVSLEPLKARLSQLEREHEELKARLKAVEDEYSSLKSKVEEARKHIESALKALG